One window of the Tachypleus tridentatus isolate NWPU-2018 chromosome 10, ASM421037v1, whole genome shotgun sequence genome contains the following:
- the egh gene encoding beta-1,4-mannosyltransferase egh, which yields MILSSRTKHLLHCFLCFTVIITFEVFTGGIHLWTFEFDNIDPIQKYGYIGSSILYLLRILTLLALPQCVFNFLGLVVYNAFPDKVQLKGSPLLAPFICVRTVTRGDYPELVKNNVTRNMNTCFDVGMENFMIEVVSDKPVNLTKHPRIRELVVPSTYRSKSGALFKARALQYCLEDDVNILSDTDWIVHLDEETLLTENSLRGIMNFVFDGTHKFGQGLITYANENVVNWVTTLADCFRVADDMGKLRFQLHTYHRPLFGWKGSYVVTEAGAERKVSFDNGLDGSVAEDCFFAMMAYKEGYTFDFIQGEMWEKSPFSLWDFLQQRKRWMQGIFLVVHSQAIPLRNKIFLSLSLYSWITVPLSTSNLVLAGLYPIPCWQVLNVICAFVGAMNIYMYIFGVIKSFSLYRLGFFKFVFFVLGALCTIPFNIVIENIAVIWGCFGNKYRFYVVKKEVKPPVTV from the coding sequence ATGATTTTGAGTAGTAGAACAAAACATTTGTTgcactgttttctttgtttcactGTAATTATAACATTTGAAGTATTTACTGGTGGAATTCATCTGTGGACATTTGAATTTGATAACATTGATCCCATACAGAAATATGGATACATTGGATCATCTATTTTGTATCTTCTTCGTATTTTAACTTTACTGGCATTACCAcagtgtgtttttaattttctggGACTCGTAGTGTATAATGCCTTTCCCGATAAAGTGCAGCTAAAAGGATCACCACTGCTAGCACCTTTCATTTGTGTAAGAACAGTAACTCGAGGGGATTACCCAGAACTGGTTAAGAATAATGTGACCAGAAACATGAATACTTGTTTTGATGTTGGCATGGAAAATTTTATGATTGAAGTGGTCAGTGACAAGCCTGTTAACTTGACAAAACATCCTCGCATCAGAGAACTGGTAGTGCCCTCTACCTACAGGTCAAAGAGTGGAGCGCTGTTCAAAGCCCGAGCTCTCCAGTACTGCTTAGAAGATGATGTTAACATTCTTAGTGATACTGACTGGATTGTTCACTTAGATGAGGAAACGCTGCTGACAGAAAACTCTTTGAGAGGAATTATGAACTTTGTCTTTGATGGCACCCACAAGTTTGGCCAAGGCTTAATAACTTACGCTAACGAGAATGTTGTTAATTGGGTGACAACTTTAGCTGATTGTTTTCGAGTAGCTGATGACATGGGAAAGTTGAGATTCCAGTTGCACACTTATCACCGTCCTCTTTTTGGGTGGAAGGGATCTTACGTGGTTACTGAAGCTGGTGCTGAACGAAAGGTATCTTTTGACAATGGTCTTGATGGATCTGTAGCTGAAGACTGCTTTTTTGCCATGATGGCATACAAGGAAGGTTATACATTTGACTTTATCCAGGGAGAGATGTGGGAAAAAAGTCCTTTCAGCCTCTGGGACTTTTTGCAGCAGAGGAAGCGTTGGATGCAAGGTATATTTCTAGTCGTGCACAGTCAGGCCATTCCACTCCGAAACAAGATTTTCTTGTCATTATCCCTTTATTCTTGGATTACTGTCCCACTGAGTACATCCAATTTAGTCTTGGCAGGCCTTTATCCTATACCTTGCTGGCAGGTACTAAATGTGATTTGTGCCTTTGTTGGTGCCATGAATATTTACATGTACATCTTTGGTGTGATCAAGTCTTTCAGCCTCTACCGCTTGGGATTCTTTAAATTTGTGTTCTTTGTTTTGGGAGCACTATGCACCATTCCTTTCAATATTGTAATTGAAAATATAGCAGTGATATGGGGATGTTTTGGCAATAAATATCGATTCTATGTTGTTAAGAAAGAGGTTAAACCTCCAGTCACAGTCTAG